One part of the Mangrovibacillus cuniculi genome encodes these proteins:
- a CDS encoding GntR family transcriptional regulator: MIQLDIRSRQPIYEQLIEGLKNRIIHEELQADEQLPSVRSLAKDLTINPNTIQKAYRELENQGYIYSVPGKGSFIAPQAKQKKEEKVEEMKEQLKQLFSEALFLGVKKEDIMQLLLEVETDSKGGQVNDQGDKRF, from the coding sequence ATGATACAGCTTGATATTAGAAGTAGACAACCAATCTATGAGCAGCTTATTGAAGGATTAAAGAATCGAATTATTCATGAAGAGTTGCAAGCAGATGAACAACTTCCATCCGTCCGTTCTTTAGCAAAAGACTTAACAATAAACCCTAACACCATTCAAAAAGCATACAGGGAACTAGAAAATCAAGGGTACATTTATTCAGTCCCAGGAAAAGGAAGCTTCATTGCTCCGCAAGCTAAACAAAAGAAAGAGGAGAAGGTGGAAGAAATGAAAGAACAATTGAAACAACTGTTCTCAGAAGCGCTTTTTCTAGGGGTTAAAAAAGAGGACATTATGCAGTTGTTACTAGAAGTAGAGACGGATTCGAAAGGAGGGCAAGTAAATGATCAAGGTGACAAACGTTTCTAA
- the rpmG gene encoding 50S ribosomal protein L33 — protein MRVNITLQCTETGDRNYITKKNKRNNPDRLELKKYSPRLKRVTLHRETK, from the coding sequence ATGCGCGTTAATATCACGTTACAATGCACTGAAACGGGTGACCGTAACTATATCACTAAAAAGAACAAGCGTAACAACCCAGACCGTTTAGAGCTTAAAAAGTACAGCCCACGCCTTAAGCGTGTGACTCTTCACCGCGAAACGAAGTAA
- a CDS encoding YndJ family protein, whose product MSAVYQKRKYILFIVYICLFMVSVFFYQGPWYELILTFAQVVLVPIITLQIIRSHKLTPYWIIASIIGVLSVTCLSVTSSTSLDLVFAGVYLLYTTVTALIGLERLLSRGNRYIEEGIIDWAFIYLPIGGMWYFAHVGEIQTGFSPIITWMTSIHFHYAAFLLLIFTGLVGRVHKTMVYKIAATFIGLAPIWVAIGISVSRLLELFSVMFYLIGIGFLFTHILKTTFPKKYQKMLVLFSIGSLFFSLSWSLLYAVARVGFGTEISIATMILFHGITNCLCFGLVGILSWLVSFPRQRFMSPTFQKSHVTGGLPVVVPIEAGLHPSGLVDDFSTFKLSNCPDVIKDFYENTSQYSLFSSVRWNYLFYPLALCWHVISKKFQQLHLPVISTRQEMTGEISSVSKQLDGREKPRVWSRAIKGEKIFQAIYSIYEDNAGVNYMSISLPLPFCTMMGILSVHSEDLRESIKITSSSDDQTGVYLFVKGYRVTLPLSENFLIRKVDEQSLKAIHHMKIFGLPFLTIHYDIYKK is encoded by the coding sequence ATGTCAGCAGTATATCAAAAAAGAAAATACATCCTTTTTATCGTGTACATCTGTCTCTTCATGGTTTCTGTCTTTTTTTATCAAGGACCATGGTATGAACTTATTTTAACTTTTGCTCAAGTCGTCTTAGTTCCAATTATAACACTTCAAATCATTCGTTCACATAAGTTAACACCATATTGGATCATTGCTTCTATAATAGGAGTGCTATCCGTCACTTGTCTCTCTGTTACCTCCTCTACATCATTAGATCTAGTCTTTGCTGGCGTATATTTACTATATACAACCGTCACAGCTCTAATTGGATTAGAGAGGCTACTCTCACGTGGCAATCGGTACATAGAAGAAGGAATAATCGATTGGGCATTTATCTATTTGCCAATCGGTGGTATGTGGTATTTCGCGCATGTTGGAGAAATTCAAACAGGCTTCTCCCCTATCATTACTTGGATGACAAGTATTCACTTTCACTATGCCGCATTCTTGCTTCTCATATTTACAGGATTAGTTGGTAGAGTACACAAAACAATGGTTTACAAAATTGCTGCAACCTTTATAGGACTAGCTCCAATCTGGGTAGCGATAGGTATTAGTGTTTCCAGGTTATTAGAACTGTTTTCCGTAATGTTTTATCTAATAGGAATTGGCTTTTTGTTTACGCATATTTTAAAAACTACCTTCCCTAAGAAGTATCAAAAAATGCTAGTGCTCTTCAGTATTGGTTCTTTGTTTTTCAGTCTTAGCTGGTCATTACTATACGCTGTAGCGAGAGTTGGATTTGGTACCGAAATTAGTATTGCAACAATGATTCTATTCCATGGAATAACAAATTGTCTTTGCTTCGGATTAGTAGGAATTTTATCATGGTTAGTATCCTTTCCTAGACAGAGGTTTATGTCCCCTACTTTTCAGAAGAGTCACGTTACTGGTGGCCTTCCTGTAGTTGTACCTATTGAAGCTGGATTACATCCTAGTGGATTAGTCGATGATTTCTCTACATTTAAGCTATCTAATTGTCCTGATGTAATAAAAGACTTTTATGAAAACACTTCACAATATTCTTTGTTCTCTTCTGTTAGGTGGAATTATTTGTTTTACCCTCTAGCACTTTGTTGGCATGTGATATCAAAGAAGTTTCAACAGCTTCATTTGCCAGTAATTTCAACGAGACAAGAAATGACTGGAGAAATCTCATCCGTTTCTAAACAGTTGGATGGAAGAGAAAAACCTAGAGTTTGGAGTAGAGCAATTAAAGGGGAAAAAATATTCCAAGCTATTTATTCTATTTATGAAGATAATGCTGGAGTTAATTATATGAGCATCTCCTTACCTCTCCCATTTTGCACGATGATGGGGATACTTTCCGTTCACTCAGAAGATCTACGTGAATCTATTAAGATAACTAGTTCCTCAGACGATCAAACGGGTGTATATCTTTTCGTTAAAGGATATAGAGTTACTTTACCTCTTTCTGAGAACTTTCTAATTAGAAAAGTTGATGAACAATCACTTAAAGCAATTCATCACATGAAAATTTTCGGGCTGCCATTCTTGACCATTCATTATGATATTTATAAAAAGTAA
- a CDS encoding type B 50S ribosomal protein L31: MKAGIHPNYRKVVFMDTNSGFKFITGSTMHTAETIDWEDGTTYPLIKVEVTSDTHPFYTGRQKFADKGGRVDRFLEKYNMKK; encoded by the coding sequence ATGAAAGCAGGAATTCATCCTAACTACCGTAAAGTAGTATTCATGGATACAAACAGTGGTTTCAAATTCATCACTGGTTCAACTATGCATACTGCAGAAACAATCGATTGGGAAGATGGTACTACTTACCCTCTAATTAAAGTAGAGGTAACTTCTGACACTCATCCATTCTACACTGGACGTCAAAAGTTCGCGGACAAAGGTGGCCGCGTAGACCGCTTCTTAGAGAAATACAACATGAAGAAGTAA
- a CDS encoding alkaline phosphatase: MLKKMASVALVSSIVVSGAYVGMNETTAGAKKNSDEQFKNGKVKNVIYMIPDGFDASYATNYRWFNGEDSSFDPHVKGLMKTYSADTEVTDSAAAGTAMATGVKTNNGMVGVTPDGEEVDSILDAAERGKKATGLVATSRITHATPAVFGASVNARSNEAGIAPQYFQNGVDVLLGGGRDYFTSEEAGGKQPEGDLISKAKNDGYEYITNKEELLNAQGGKLLGLFAEGPMSPEMHRSETEEPSLSEMTTAAIGALEQDKDGFFLMVEGSQIDWAGHAHDAAWAMNDTKAFDEAVEAAIEYAKKDGNTLVVVAGDHETGGMSVGSNGQYDLNIDILHDVKATGDYMVTKLNDDRSNLKEVVKEYTSLDLTEEEVAKIKSAEKTAIAINEVVSDRALIGWTSTAHTGTDLPVYAFGPKSNKFHGLLENTDLPNIMAKVMKVDLKN, encoded by the coding sequence ATGTTAAAGAAAATGGCTAGTGTTGCATTAGTAAGCTCTATCGTTGTGTCAGGTGCATATGTAGGAATGAATGAGACTACCGCAGGAGCAAAGAAAAATTCAGATGAGCAATTCAAGAATGGAAAAGTTAAAAATGTTATCTATATGATTCCTGATGGATTTGATGCTAGTTATGCGACCAACTATCGCTGGTTTAATGGAGAAGATTCCTCTTTTGATCCTCATGTAAAAGGATTAATGAAAACTTATTCAGCAGATACAGAAGTAACAGATTCAGCTGCTGCTGGTACAGCTATGGCGACAGGTGTTAAAACGAATAATGGTATGGTGGGAGTAACACCTGATGGAGAAGAAGTAGATTCTATTTTAGATGCTGCAGAACGTGGAAAGAAAGCAACAGGTCTAGTAGCAACTTCTAGAATTACTCACGCAACTCCAGCTGTATTCGGTGCAAGTGTAAATGCAAGAAGTAACGAAGCTGGTATTGCACCCCAATACTTCCAAAATGGTGTAGATGTTCTTCTTGGTGGAGGCCGCGACTACTTCACAAGTGAAGAAGCCGGCGGGAAACAACCAGAAGGAGATCTAATTTCTAAAGCAAAAAATGATGGCTATGAATATATTACAAATAAAGAGGAATTATTGAATGCACAAGGCGGAAAATTACTTGGTTTATTTGCCGAGGGACCAATGTCTCCAGAAATGCATCGTAGTGAAACGGAAGAACCTAGTTTATCTGAGATGACAACTGCAGCTATTGGTGCATTAGAACAAGATAAAGATGGTTTCTTCTTAATGGTAGAAGGTTCACAAATTGATTGGGCTGGACATGCACACGATGCTGCTTGGGCGATGAACGATACAAAAGCTTTTGATGAAGCGGTAGAAGCAGCAATTGAGTATGCAAAGAAAGATGGAAACACTTTAGTAGTAGTGGCTGGTGACCATGAAACAGGAGGTATGTCTGTAGGTTCGAACGGACAGTATGATCTAAATATTGATATCCTTCATGATGTAAAAGCTACTGGAGACTATATGGTAACAAAGCTAAATGATGATAGGAGTAACCTAAAGGAAGTAGTGAAAGAATATACTTCTCTTGATTTAACAGAGGAAGAAGTTGCTAAGATTAAATCTGCTGAAAAAACGGCGATTGCTATTAATGAAGTAGTTTCTGATCGTGCGTTAATCGGATGGACAAGTACTGCTCATACAGGTACTGATTTACCAGTATATGCATTTGGTCCAAAATCTAACAAGTTTCATGGACTACTAGAAAATACGGATCTACCAAACATTATGGCTAAGGTTATGAAGGTAGATTTGAAAAATTAA
- a CDS encoding cold-shock protein produces the protein MYNRKPQEEVVKEETKIWECASPDCNGWIRDNFTSEAEPLCPLCQSSMSEASRLLEVVHNPSRVIS, from the coding sequence ATGTATAACCGTAAACCACAGGAAGAGGTCGTGAAAGAAGAAACAAAAATTTGGGAATGTGCTTCTCCTGATTGCAATGGTTGGATTCGCGATAATTTTACATCCGAGGCTGAACCATTATGCCCACTATGTCAATCGTCTATGAGTGAGGCATCAAGATTATTAGAAGTAGTTCATAACCCAAGTCGAGTAATTTCATAG
- a CDS encoding DUF3231 family protein, translated as MQNPLEAIWSTLKTKFDGEPETDLHVGEVMALWTIYTMMCEAIAFYGVFLNTTTDKDLINAIQSAHIETERGINTLKDFFKREGIPLPPVSQEKPDSESKDVPIGVRFTDEEIANFLSVKTATYISFAGTSLAQCIRMDVGYFFSDLLSNTLTYNIKLKKTLIQKGWLKVPPAWGQKL; from the coding sequence GTGCAAAATCCTTTAGAGGCCATTTGGAGTACATTAAAAACCAAATTTGACGGAGAACCAGAGACAGATCTGCATGTCGGAGAAGTAATGGCACTTTGGACTATTTATACCATGATGTGTGAAGCAATTGCTTTTTACGGTGTGTTTTTAAATACGACGACAGATAAAGATCTAATTAATGCTATTCAATCAGCACATATTGAAACAGAACGTGGTATTAACACACTAAAAGACTTTTTCAAACGAGAAGGTATTCCTCTTCCTCCTGTGAGTCAAGAAAAGCCTGATAGTGAATCAAAAGATGTACCAATTGGGGTTCGATTCACAGATGAAGAAATAGCTAATTTCCTTAGCGTTAAAACAGCAACGTATATTTCTTTTGCGGGGACTTCACTTGCACAATGCATCCGCATGGATGTAGGCTATTTCTTCTCAGATCTATTAAGCAACACGTTAACCTATAACATTAAATTGAAGAAAACCCTGATTCAAAAAGGGTGGCTAAAAGTTCCTCCTGCGTGGGGCCAAAAACTATGA
- a CDS encoding FkbM family methyltransferase → MPMKAVLRKPIFSRMWERHPRIWKIIIDFGVFLKYKTINSTKLPSKVTLPTGQGIFVNAAENRGKAILLKDGVTQESLTAFWVKTVEEFKPTIVLDIGVNYGECIFSTVYDKSTSIYGIEANEKLLPYIIQSKEQHPNREQMNIIQAFASDRSKGEQIFYVDTHWSGTSSASHEPQHKMVEATTVQTISVDDLLEQSVQESDRLLFKIDVEGFEAYVIKGMERILRRMDNVIGFMEFDSYYIQKSGVNVDMFLEKLQRDFTISFYSHEQTIVQLDDMNVNNLQNYFGTEYVHTDFILEKRASTLS, encoded by the coding sequence ATGCCTATGAAGGCTGTTTTACGAAAACCCATATTCTCAAGAATGTGGGAGAGACATCCAAGAATCTGGAAAATAATTATTGACTTTGGAGTATTTTTGAAATATAAAACGATCAATTCAACTAAATTACCATCTAAAGTAACCTTGCCAACTGGACAAGGAATATTTGTCAATGCTGCTGAAAATCGCGGGAAAGCAATTCTATTAAAAGATGGTGTAACGCAAGAATCTCTTACGGCATTTTGGGTAAAAACGGTAGAAGAATTTAAGCCTACAATTGTGCTAGACATAGGAGTAAATTACGGGGAATGTATTTTTTCTACAGTCTATGACAAAAGTACGTCTATTTATGGAATAGAAGCAAATGAAAAATTACTTCCTTATATAATTCAGTCGAAAGAACAACATCCAAACCGAGAGCAAATGAACATTATTCAAGCATTTGCATCAGACCGTTCTAAAGGAGAGCAAATTTTTTACGTTGATACACATTGGTCTGGAACGTCATCTGCATCACATGAACCTCAACATAAGATGGTTGAGGCGACAACCGTTCAAACAATCTCTGTTGATGATTTATTAGAACAATCCGTTCAGGAAAGCGACAGGCTTCTGTTTAAAATCGATGTAGAAGGCTTTGAAGCGTATGTCATAAAAGGAATGGAACGGATTCTTCGTAGGATGGATAATGTTATTGGTTTTATGGAATTTGATAGTTATTACATTCAAAAATCTGGCGTCAATGTGGATATGTTTTTAGAAAAATTGCAGAGAGATTTTACTATCTCCTTTTATTCACATGAACAAACTATTGTTCAACTTGATGATATGAATGTAAACAATCTACAAAACTACTTTGGAACGGAATATGTGCATACGGATTTTATTTTAGAAAAAAGGGCTTCTACATTGTCATAA
- a CDS encoding DUF2515 family protein, producing MSVKTNGSSPIILFPETRELVKNIQKKTETNNRNNVTRTAAYLSFFHANPEVHWAFLAHMVSRNGGYQMTDLKGDILPSVLSSKEIDLTFSLLETANAWIFKDAYPQLLMWEFCKKKKEDLFPLLSLFSVSKFMIEKWQQAFQQEIFPSMFMTCSLIINEQKMLQTRLLDQSSSYVDLFHSLKYRFQEKMGWTDIVFPKKTFWKNSLYGISIDSFLDDRSRIQTGFSLYKLLFQSNDKVASYLSFATNQPHTASRQDYWPFHFSSNRQKNNRIFSPSLKHAWEDRSIRPMPTQDWYIPKEELLIKDFYEAYTISKNGFNRSRMHKSAWKKKDWLTSYLQYKRKNAPNE from the coding sequence ATGTCGGTGAAAACTAATGGTAGTTCACCGATTATTTTGTTTCCAGAGACAAGAGAATTAGTAAAGAACATACAAAAGAAAACTGAGACAAATAATCGCAACAATGTTACAAGAACTGCTGCTTACTTATCCTTCTTTCATGCGAACCCTGAAGTGCATTGGGCTTTTTTAGCGCATATGGTTTCACGCAATGGCGGCTATCAAATGACGGATTTGAAGGGAGATATATTACCTTCCGTATTATCTTCCAAAGAAATTGACCTAACTTTCTCTTTATTAGAAACCGCTAATGCTTGGATTTTTAAAGACGCATATCCACAATTACTGATGTGGGAATTCTGTAAAAAAAAGAAAGAAGACTTGTTTCCTCTTCTTTCTCTTTTTTCAGTTAGTAAATTTATGATAGAAAAGTGGCAACAAGCGTTTCAGCAAGAAATCTTTCCATCTATGTTTATGACGTGCTCCTTAATAATAAATGAACAAAAAATGTTGCAAACACGACTGCTTGATCAATCCTCTTCTTATGTAGACCTTTTTCATTCTCTTAAATATCGATTTCAAGAAAAAATGGGTTGGACAGACATTGTTTTTCCGAAAAAGACGTTCTGGAAGAATTCTTTGTATGGGATAAGTATCGATTCTTTTTTAGATGATAGAAGTAGGATTCAAACAGGTTTTTCCTTGTACAAATTACTATTCCAATCAAATGATAAAGTTGCTAGCTATCTATCATTTGCAACCAATCAACCTCATACCGCTTCTAGGCAAGACTATTGGCCATTTCATTTTTCTAGTAACAGGCAAAAAAACAACAGAATCTTTAGTCCGTCGTTAAAACATGCATGGGAAGATCGCTCGATACGTCCTATGCCTACACAAGACTGGTATATTCCAAAAGAAGAATTGCTAATCAAAGATTTTTACGAAGCTTATACGATTTCAAAAAATGGTTTTAACAGAAGCCGCATGCATAAAAGTGCATGGAAGAAAAAAGATTGGCTTACATCCTATCTACAATATAAGAGAAAAAACGCTCCTAATGAATAG
- the msrA gene encoding peptide-methionine (S)-S-oxide reductase MsrA, which translates to MKKVEQATFAGGCFWCMVKPFDELPGIEGIVSGYMGGSSENVSYKEVKTGETGHLEVVQITFDPAVFPYQQLLDLYWPQIDPTDDEGQFQDRGSQYRTAIFYHTEEQRELAEKSKQAIADSGRFKDPIVTEVRPALAFIPAEDYHQDFYKKNPKEYKEDRAKSGRDEFIEANWK; encoded by the coding sequence ATGAAAAAAGTAGAACAAGCCACGTTTGCAGGTGGATGTTTTTGGTGTATGGTAAAGCCTTTTGATGAACTTCCTGGTATAGAAGGAATCGTTTCAGGATATATGGGAGGTTCGTCGGAAAACGTTTCGTATAAAGAAGTGAAAACAGGAGAAACAGGTCATTTAGAAGTGGTGCAAATTACGTTTGATCCAGCAGTTTTTCCATATCAACAATTATTAGATTTATATTGGCCACAAATTGATCCTACGGACGACGAAGGACAATTCCAAGATAGAGGCAGCCAATACAGAACAGCCATCTTCTATCACACAGAAGAACAACGTGAGTTAGCAGAAAAAAGCAAGCAGGCAATCGCAGACAGCGGAAGATTTAAAGACCCAATTGTGACAGAAGTTCGCCCTGCGTTGGCATTTATTCCTGCTGAAGACTATCATCAAGATTTTTATAAGAAGAATCCTAAGGAATATAAAGAAGATCGAGCAAAGTCTGGTCGTGACGAGTTTATTGAAGCAAACTGGAAGTAA
- a CDS encoding type 1 glutamine amidotransferase domain-containing protein, whose translation MRLEGKKILQIVSDDFEDLELWYPVLRLREEGASVIIAGEEGQKTYIGKYGVPIQSDVSFSKVTIEEFDALLVPGGWSPDKLRRYDEVLNFVKHMDKKQKPIGQICHAGWVLISADVLRGKKVTSTPGIKHDMMNAGAEWVDEPVVVDGHIISSRRPPDLPDYMREFIQVLEK comes from the coding sequence ATGCGATTAGAAGGTAAAAAGATATTGCAGATAGTGAGTGATGATTTTGAAGATTTGGAACTGTGGTATCCTGTGCTGCGTTTAAGAGAAGAAGGTGCTTCCGTAATCATAGCTGGAGAAGAAGGGCAAAAGACATACATAGGTAAATATGGTGTGCCAATTCAAAGTGATGTTTCTTTCTCCAAAGTAACAATTGAAGAGTTCGACGCACTTTTAGTTCCAGGTGGATGGTCTCCCGATAAGTTAAGAAGATATGATGAAGTGTTAAACTTTGTTAAACATATGGACAAAAAACAAAAGCCAATCGGCCAAATTTGCCATGCGGGTTGGGTGTTAATATCTGCTGATGTATTAAGAGGCAAGAAAGTAACAAGTACGCCAGGTATTAAGCATGACATGATGAATGCAGGTGCGGAGTGGGTAGATGAACCAGTTGTAGTAGATGGTCATATTATCTCTAGTCGACGCCCGCCAGACCTTCCTGACTATATGAGAGAATTTATTCAGGTGTTAGAAAAATAA
- a CDS encoding ABC transporter ATP-binding protein encodes MIKVTNVSKSFEKEAVVNQLSMHVKKGSIYGLLGSNGAGKTTLMKMLAGLYKPDSGSVVIDSQEVFENVPLKERVIFLPDTLYFFHQATIEQMATFYRRTYPRWNEKRYQQLKQVFDIDTSRKIHRLSKGMQRQVAFWLVFSSMPDILILDEPIDGLDAVMRGKIKNILVQEVAERNMTVLISSHNLREVEDLCDHVGIMHRGQLLIERDLDDLKSDVHKIQVAISEEKEEGFLSELTVLHKERRGSILISIVKGEPSKVEKYVKTWNSPVFDILPLTLEEIFVYEMGDHGYAIENILIQ; translated from the coding sequence ATGATCAAGGTGACAAACGTTTCTAAAAGCTTTGAAAAAGAAGCGGTAGTAAATCAATTATCGATGCACGTGAAAAAGGGTTCTATTTACGGACTATTAGGTTCAAATGGTGCTGGTAAAACGACGTTAATGAAAATGCTTGCGGGACTATATAAGCCGGATAGTGGATCGGTTGTAATTGACTCCCAGGAAGTATTTGAAAACGTTCCTTTAAAAGAAAGAGTTATTTTCCTACCAGATACGTTATACTTCTTTCACCAAGCCACCATTGAGCAAATGGCTACTTTTTATAGAAGAACTTATCCGCGTTGGAATGAAAAAAGATATCAACAATTGAAACAAGTCTTTGACATTGATACTTCCCGTAAAATTCACCGGTTGTCTAAAGGGATGCAACGTCAGGTTGCCTTTTGGCTAGTGTTCTCATCCATGCCAGATATTTTAATTTTAGATGAACCAATTGATGGTCTGGATGCTGTTATGCGTGGAAAAATAAAAAATATATTAGTCCAGGAAGTTGCGGAAAGAAACATGACAGTATTGATTTCTTCTCATAACTTGAGAGAAGTGGAAGATCTGTGTGACCATGTGGGAATTATGCATCGTGGACAATTACTTATAGAGCGTGATTTAGACGATTTGAAATCGGACGTTCACAAAATTCAAGTAGCGATTAGCGAGGAAAAAGAGGAGGGCTTCCTATCGGAATTAACAGTACTTCACAAAGAGAGAAGAGGGTCCATCTTAATTAGTATTGTTAAAGGGGAACCATCTAAAGTTGAGAAGTATGTGAAAACGTGGAATTCACCAGTGTTTGACATTCTACCTTTAACACTAGAAGAGATTTTTGTTTATGAAATGGGGGATCATGGCTATGCAATCGAAAACATCCTTATTCAGTAG
- a CDS encoding SDR family NAD(P)-dependent oxidoreductase yields MKYMMITGTSKGLGEAIALEALKGEWNVIALSRNENEKLKDQALSSGKDFRFYPVDLMNELEAEETWTSVYQDLPDVISELVVVNNAGTVQPIDTVEHLISSEVNKALQLNIQAPMIASKHAVLFAKSTKVTTTVVNISSGAATRGIHGWSVYGATKAALNYFTEVVNMEVLEQGLPLKAMAFNPGIMDTDMQGEIRSSSKQAFKEVEKFQQFKEENALRSPYDVAKVVLTLLNHREEYENGKMIDVKDFLS; encoded by the coding sequence ATGAAGTATATGATGATCACAGGTACTTCCAAAGGTTTAGGTGAAGCAATTGCTTTAGAGGCTCTAAAGGGCGAGTGGAATGTGATTGCTCTTTCTAGAAACGAAAATGAAAAGCTAAAAGATCAAGCTTTATCATCTGGAAAAGACTTTCGATTTTACCCAGTGGATTTAATGAATGAACTAGAAGCGGAAGAAACATGGACAAGTGTTTATCAAGATTTACCTGACGTTATTAGTGAATTAGTAGTAGTCAATAACGCAGGCACCGTACAACCGATTGACACGGTCGAACACTTAATTTCTTCTGAAGTAAATAAAGCCCTTCAGTTAAACATTCAAGCACCTATGATAGCAAGTAAGCATGCGGTACTGTTTGCAAAATCTACTAAAGTAACCACAACGGTTGTAAATATTTCATCTGGGGCAGCAACGCGTGGAATACATGGCTGGAGTGTGTACGGCGCAACAAAGGCAGCATTAAATTACTTTACAGAAGTCGTAAATATGGAAGTATTGGAGCAAGGCTTGCCGCTTAAAGCGATGGCATTTAATCCAGGAATTATGGATACAGACATGCAAGGAGAGATTAGGTCCTCCTCCAAACAAGCTTTTAAAGAAGTAGAAAAGTTCCAACAGTTCAAAGAAGAAAATGCGCTACGTTCTCCTTATGACGTAGCAAAGGTAGTTCTTACTCTACTGAATCATCGAGAAGAGTATGAGAATGGAAAAATGATAGATGTTAAAGATTTTCTTTCATGA